The Candidatus Aegiribacteria sp. genome includes a window with the following:
- a CDS encoding zinc-dependent alcohol dehydrogenase family protein — translation MKAMVLSKLCDIRENPDPLFLEELPVPEPDTDDILLEVLACGVCHTELDEIEGRTAPPFLPVIPGHEVVGRVVRTGDNVESGRVGERVGVGWFYSSCGRCRYCLEGNENLCSEFKATGRDVNGGYAEYMTVPEGSAFPIPEYLSDTQAAPLLCAGAIGYRSLRLSGIANGDSLGLTGFGGSAHLVLKMVKFRYPKTEIFVFARNPGEREFAMELGASWAGDTDEESPVKLRSIIDTTPVWKPVVEAMKNLAPEGRLVINAIRKEDIDKEYLLRINYPQHLWMEKEIKSVANVSRRDISEFLELAGEMKIEPKISEYSLDEANKALSELRTGSVRGAKVLRIN, via the coding sequence TTGAAAGCAATGGTTCTTAGCAAATTGTGTGATATCAGGGAAAACCCTGACCCCCTGTTCCTTGAGGAATTACCGGTTCCGGAACCTGATACTGATGATATACTCCTGGAAGTTCTGGCGTGTGGGGTTTGCCATACGGAACTGGACGAAATTGAAGGACGCACCGCACCACCATTTCTTCCAGTAATCCCCGGTCATGAGGTTGTCGGGCGCGTTGTAAGGACTGGAGACAATGTTGAATCCGGAAGAGTCGGCGAAAGGGTGGGAGTAGGTTGGTTCTATTCATCCTGCGGCAGATGCAGGTACTGCCTTGAGGGGAACGAGAATCTCTGCAGCGAATTCAAGGCTACCGGGAGAGATGTCAACGGTGGTTACGCTGAATATATGACGGTTCCAGAAGGTTCAGCATTTCCCATTCCTGAATATCTCAGTGATACACAAGCAGCACCTCTTCTCTGTGCCGGAGCTATCGGATATCGTTCTCTGAGGCTTTCAGGAATTGCAAATGGAGACAGTCTCGGTCTTACCGGTTTTGGAGGTTCCGCCCATCTTGTTCTGAAGATGGTGAAATTCAGATATCCAAAAACAGAAATCTTTGTATTCGCCAGGAATCCCGGTGAGAGAGAATTTGCCATGGAGCTGGGCGCCAGCTGGGCTGGTGATACAGATGAGGAATCTCCAGTCAAGCTCCGAAGTATCATCGATACAACACCGGTATGGAAACCTGTTGTTGAAGCAATGAAGAATCTTGCTCCCGAAGGCAGGCTTGTCATCAACGCTATACGAAAAGAGGATATCGATAAGGAGTACCTTCTTCGAATCAACTATCCACAGCATCTGTGGATGGAGAAGGAGATCAAGAGCGTAGCCAATGTAAGCAGACGGGATATTAGTGAATTTCTCGAGCTTGCAGGAGAGATGAAAATAGAGCCCAAAATAAGTGAATACTCTTTGGATGAAGCGAACAAAGCTCTTTCAGAGCTTCGCACTGGAAGCGTAAGGGGTGCAAAGGTCCTGCGGATAAATTAG